In Alphaproteobacteria bacterium, one DNA window encodes the following:
- a CDS encoding proline--tRNA ligase: MLLSRSFLPILKEDPKEAQIVSHRLMLRAGMIRQTAAGIYAWLPLGFKVLKKIEQIVREEQDKAGALEMLMPTLQPAELWQKSGRYDAYGKEMLRIKDRHDRDLLYGPTNEEMLTDIFQSVCKSYKDLPKQLYHIQWKFRDEIRPRFGLMRGREFLMKDNYSFDLTYEGAKLSYQTMFLAYLKTFNRLGIKAIPMKADTGPIGGDMSHEFIILAETGESAVFCDEKLMDICAAAETQGYGNAAELDQFFAKWTEPYAATDEMHDPAKCTVPASDLLQARGIEVGHIFYFGTKYSESMEAYVMNPEGKQVPVEMGSYGIGVSRLVAAIIEASHDENGIIWPMSVAPYDVVLVNLRPDDEAGKAYADELYASLKRANIDVLYDDLEDNPGTKFSRADLLGIPYQIVVGPRGLKEGTVELKERKSGNRETISKDEIVAAFMAKHNHGITSLGGKAKQILTELSDIAFEPIAASW; this comes from the coding sequence ATGCTCTTATCTCGTTCATTTCTTCCGATTTTGAAGGAAGATCCTAAGGAGGCTCAAATTGTCTCGCATCGTCTGATGCTCAGAGCCGGTATGATTCGTCAAACCGCTGCTGGAATCTACGCTTGGCTCCCGCTCGGGTTCAAGGTTCTGAAGAAAATTGAACAAATTGTACGTGAAGAGCAAGATAAAGCAGGCGCTCTTGAGATGTTGATGCCAACGCTGCAACCTGCAGAGTTATGGCAAAAAAGTGGAAGATATGATGCTTATGGCAAAGAAATGCTGCGCATCAAAGATAGGCACGATAGAGATCTTCTTTACGGGCCAACAAATGAAGAGATGTTGACTGATATTTTTCAATCAGTTTGCAAGTCATACAAAGACCTGCCAAAGCAGCTTTACCACATACAGTGGAAATTTAGGGATGAAATTCGTCCACGTTTTGGATTGATGCGGGGACGCGAATTTTTGATGAAAGATAATTATTCCTTCGATTTGACTTATGAGGGGGCGAAATTATCTTATCAGACCATGTTCTTGGCCTATTTAAAGACCTTTAACCGCTTGGGCATTAAGGCCATTCCAATGAAGGCTGATACAGGTCCGATCGGCGGTGATATGAGCCATGAGTTTATTATTCTGGCTGAGACAGGGGAAAGTGCAGTTTTCTGTGATGAAAAACTCATGGATATTTGTGCAGCAGCTGAAACACAAGGATATGGTAATGCAGCTGAGCTTGATCAGTTCTTTGCAAAATGGACAGAGCCTTATGCAGCGACAGATGAGATGCATGATCCTGCAAAATGTACTGTGCCTGCATCAGATTTGCTCCAAGCGCGCGGTATTGAAGTTGGGCATATCTTCTACTTCGGAACAAAATATTCCGAATCAATGGAAGCCTATGTGATGAACCCTGAAGGCAAGCAAGTGCCTGTTGAGATGGGATCTTACGGTATTGGTGTGTCACGCTTAGTGGCAGCGATTATCGAGGCAAGCCATGATGAGAATGGTATTATCTGGCCAATGAGTGTTGCGCCTTATGATGTGGTGCTGGTGAACCTGCGTCCTGATGATGAAGCAGGAAAAGCTTATGCTGATGAGCTTTATGCGTCTCTGAAGAGAGCGAATATTGATGTTCTCTACGATGATCTGGAAGATAATCCAGGGACAAAATTCTCAAGAGCCGATTTGCTTGGGATCCCTTATCAGATTGTTGTTGGTCCTCGTGGTTTAAAAGAAGGCACCGTTGAATTGAAAGAGCGTAAATCAGGAAATCGCGAGACGATTTCAAAAGATGAAATTGTCGCAGCCTTTATGGCAAAGCACAATCATGGCATCACGTCATTGGGTGGCAAAGCAAAGCAAATTTTGACAGAATTGTCTGATATTGCTTTTGAACCGATTGCGGCCAGCTGGTAA